Proteins encoded within one genomic window of Rhinolophus sinicus isolate RSC01 linkage group LG05, ASM3656204v1, whole genome shotgun sequence:
- the MORN2 gene encoding MORN repeat-containing protein 2: KVPGRPSNRVALGAVIALGSLRAEELATREESQSQENVSGNSLSTAEVYKINFIFPNGDKYDGDCTRTSSGIFERNGIGIHTTPNGIVYTGSWKDDKMNGFGRLEHFSGAVYEGHFKDNMFHGLGTYTFPTGAKYTGNFNENRVEGEGQYTDIQGLEWCGNFHFTAAPGLRLKFHM, translated from the exons AAGGTGCCTGGTCGCCCGAGCAACCGAGTCGCGCTGGGCGCCGTGATAGCGCTTGGTTCCCTTAGGGCAGAAGAGCTGGCGACTCGGGAGGAATCGCAGAGTCAAGAAAATGTCTCTGGCAACTCTCTGTCAA ctgCAGAGgtgtataaaataaactttatatttcCAAATGGAGACAAGTATG aTGGTGATTGTACAAGAACATCTTCTGGGATTTTTGAGAGAAATGGAATAGGTATCCATACCACTCCTAATGGGATTGTCTACACAGGAAGCTGGAAAGATGACAAG ATGAATGGTTTTGGAAGACTTGAGCATTTTTCAGGAGCAGTATATGAAGGGCACTTTAAGGACAATATGTTTCATGGACTGGGGACTTATACATTCCCAACTGGGGCAAAGTACACTggaaatttcaatgaaaatag GGTGGAAGGTGAAGGACAATATACTGATATCCAAGGACTGGAATGGTGTGGTAACTTCCATTTCACAGCTGCTCCAGGCCTGAGACTAAAGTTCCACATGTAG